From Cyclopterus lumpus isolate fCycLum1 chromosome 4, fCycLum1.pri, whole genome shotgun sequence, a single genomic window includes:
- the lsm4 gene encoding U6 snRNA-associated Sm-like protein LSm4 isoform X1, with product MSRRRRRVPAKILNRVSEGPRQHARHTEIVTLTMLPLSLLKTAQNHPMLVELKNGETYNGHLVSCDNWMNINLREVICTSRDGDKFWRMPECYIRGSTIKYLRIPDEIIDMVKEEVVSKGRGRGGPQQNKQQGKGRGGGQGGQGGGGAGRGLFGGRGRGMSGPSRGQQQQLQLQPQDKKTGKPQGMKNQH from the exons ATGAgcagaagacgaagaagagtaCCAGCTAAAATCCTAAATCGTGTCAGTGAGGGGCCAAGACAGCACGCGAGACACACCGAAATAGTTACTTTGACAATG CTTCCACTATCTCTGCTGAAAACGGCCCAAAACCATCCTATG CTGGTGGAGCTGAAGAACGGAGAGACGTACAATGGTCACCTGGTTAGCTGTGACAACTGGATGAACATCAACCTGAGAGAAGTCATTTGCACCTCAAGG GATGGAGATAAGTTCTGGAGGATGCCCGAGTGCTACATCAGAGGAAGCACCATCAAGTACCTGCGAATCCCCGATGAAATCAttgacatggtgaaggaggaggtggtgtcTAAGGGACGGGGACGTGGAGGCCCCCAGCAGAACAAACAGcagggaaaaggaagaggaggaggacagggaggacagggaggaggaggagctggccgAG GTCTGTTTGGCGGCCGTGGCAGAGGAATGTCTGGTCCCAGTCggggccagcagcagcagctgcagctgcagccgcaGGATAAGAAAACGGGCAAACCGCAGGGAATGAAAAACCAGCACTGA
- the LOC117729469 gene encoding pyroglutamyl-peptidase 1-like isoform X2 — MDNSKRTVVVTGFGPFGEHRVNASWVAVQELKKLGLGGEVDLHVSEVPVEYQTVQSLVPTLLKKYHPLLVVHVGVSGMATTVTLEKCGRNHGYKGLDNSSFCPDSQCCIVGGPDCINSVIDMESVCKRVTASGLGVAVSVSKDAGSLIVGKTWAVRCRPSSKRCWSFWTRLKRKSTASSTSTK, encoded by the exons ATGGACAACAGTAAACGGACTGTGGTCGTTACAG GTTTTGGGCCATTTGGTGAGCACAGAGTCAACGCCAGCTGGGTAGCAGTACAG GAACTGAAGAAGCTTGGACTGGGTGGTGAGGTGGACTTGCATGTATCCGAGGTTCCTGTGGAGTACCAGACAGTCCAGAGTTTGGTTCCTACATTATTGAAGAAGTATCATCCATTG TTGGTAGTTCATGTTGGAGTCTCAGGTATGGCCACCACCGTCACATTGGAGAAGTGTGGCAGAAACCATGGCTACAAGGGCCTCGACAACAGCAGCTTCTGTCCTGATTCacagtgttgcattgtgggaggcCCGGACTGTATCAACTCAGTTATTGACATGGAATCAGTCTGTAAGAGAGTGACCGCCTCGGGACTGGGAGTAGCTGTGTCCGTGTCCAAAGATGCTGGAAG CCTTATAGTGGGGAAGACCTGGGCCGTGCGCTGCAGGCCATCATCCAAAAGATGCTGGAGCTTCTGGACCAGGCTGAAGAGAAAATCCACTGCCAGCAGCACTTCCACTAAGTGA
- the lsm4 gene encoding U6 snRNA-associated Sm-like protein LSm4 isoform X2: protein MLTVDGAAAGHVYFSLLWSFPAPSGLCLVLVLVLSWQLVELKNGETYNGHLVSCDNWMNINLREVICTSRDGDKFWRMPECYIRGSTIKYLRIPDEIIDMVKEEVVSKGRGRGGPQQNKQQGKGRGGGQGGQGGGGAGRGLFGGRGRGMSGPSRGQQQQLQLQPQDKKTGKPQGMKNQH, encoded by the exons ATGCTCACTGTtgatggagcagcagctggacatGTTTACTTCTCTCTGCTGTGGAGCTTTCCAGCTCCTTCGGGGTTATGTTTGGTCTTAGTATTGGTCCTCTCTTGGCAG CTGGTGGAGCTGAAGAACGGAGAGACGTACAATGGTCACCTGGTTAGCTGTGACAACTGGATGAACATCAACCTGAGAGAAGTCATTTGCACCTCAAGG GATGGAGATAAGTTCTGGAGGATGCCCGAGTGCTACATCAGAGGAAGCACCATCAAGTACCTGCGAATCCCCGATGAAATCAttgacatggtgaaggaggaggtggtgtcTAAGGGACGGGGACGTGGAGGCCCCCAGCAGAACAAACAGcagggaaaaggaagaggaggaggacagggaggacagggaggaggaggagctggccgAG GTCTGTTTGGCGGCCGTGGCAGAGGAATGTCTGGTCCCAGTCggggccagcagcagcagctgcagctgcagccgcaGGATAAGAAAACGGGCAAACCGCAGGGAATGAAAAACCAGCACTGA
- the LOC117729469 gene encoding pyroglutamyl-peptidase 1-like isoform X1, producing the protein MDNSKRTVVVTGFGPFGEHRVNASWVAVQELKKLGLGGEVDLHVSEVPVEYQTVQSLVPTLLKKYHPLLVVHVGVSGMATTVTLEKCGRNHGYKGLDNSSFCPDSQCCIVGGPDCINSVIDMESVCKRVTASGLGVAVSVSKDAGRYLCDFTYYTSLYLSRGRSAFVHVPPLGKPYSGEDLGRALQAIIQKMLELLDQAEEKIHCQQHFH; encoded by the exons ATGGACAACAGTAAACGGACTGTGGTCGTTACAG GTTTTGGGCCATTTGGTGAGCACAGAGTCAACGCCAGCTGGGTAGCAGTACAG GAACTGAAGAAGCTTGGACTGGGTGGTGAGGTGGACTTGCATGTATCCGAGGTTCCTGTGGAGTACCAGACAGTCCAGAGTTTGGTTCCTACATTATTGAAGAAGTATCATCCATTG TTGGTAGTTCATGTTGGAGTCTCAGGTATGGCCACCACCGTCACATTGGAGAAGTGTGGCAGAAACCATGGCTACAAGGGCCTCGACAACAGCAGCTTCTGTCCTGATTCacagtgttgcattgtgggaggcCCGGACTGTATCAACTCAGTTATTGACATGGAATCAGTCTGTAAGAGAGTGACCGCCTCGGGACTGGGAGTAGCTGTGTCCGTGTCCAAAGATGCTGGAAG GTATTTATGTGATTTCACCTACTACACGTCTCTGTACCTGAGCCGTGGTCGCTCTGCCTTTGTTCATGTGCCTCCTCTTGGAAAGCCTTATAGTGGGGAAGACCTGGGCCGTGCGCTGCAGGCCATCATCCAAAAGATGCTGGAGCTTCTGGACCAGGCTGAAGAGAAAATCCACTGCCAGCAGCACTTCCACTAA